The genomic stretch GTGATAAAAAAAGATTGGGCGTGAAATTTTTGGCTGAAACAGTAAAGATAAATAGCGAGTTCGTAACGCTTGGTCAACTTTTACAAATGATTGATGTAGTTTCAACTGGTGGAATGGCGAAAGCGTACCTTAGTGAAAATACGATTTACATCAACGGAGAGCAAGACAACCGCCGGGGGAAAAAGCTTCGTAATGGCGATGTTATCTTAGTTCCCGGTGTTGGAAAAGTGAAA from Listeria monocytogenes ATCC 19117 encodes the following:
- the yaaA gene encoding S4 domain-containing protein YaaA — its product is MAETVKINSEFVTLGQLLQMIDVVSTGGMAKAYLSENTIYINGEQDNRRGKKLRNGDVILVPGVGKVKIEQGK